Genomic DNA from Segatella copri:
GGCTGGCGACTTTATTTTCTCAATATACATTTTCTTATAGTTTTAATTATGATTTCTGGGTGCAAAGATACGAAGAATCTTGAAAACACGCATTACCCAAACTACAGAAAAAATGAATAATTCTCCCTATTCCTTCACATCCAGCATTTCCGGATGCTCCATCCGCTCCTTTTTCTTGAGTTTCTTCACCACTTCGGAATAACTGTGGCGAATCAGGGCCTGGATGAAATCATCTTCCAGCGTGCCATAAAGGTTTACCTGATTCCAGTATTTCTTATTCCAATGCCATGCGCCTTCTATTTCGGGATGCACTTCCCGGAGTTCGAGGGCGTAATCGGCATTACATTTCATCGTAACCCACTCGGGGCGCTCCAGGTCAACACAGGCAAAGATCTTGCCCAAAATGCGAAACACCAAGGTCTGCTCATCAAAAGGAAAAGCCTCGGCTACGAGGGGAAGCGAGAGGCAATACTCTCTAACTGATTCTATATTCATCATTTCTTCTGATTATTTCTGATTAAAATGTTTCTATGTTTTAGGGGACAAAGATAATAAATTCTGATGAAACGGCAAGCCTTATTCCATAAAAAAAAAGAAAAACTTTAAAATAACTCCCTTATGGGATACCTGAAAGCAATCTTTTTGTAACTTTTTCAAGAAAATATTTGGTAGTTACATAATTTTATTGTAGATTTGCAGCAGAGTTTTTAAAGAAGGAGTACTTATGCAGAAGAAAAAGGATAAAAACCTGATGAAAACGGATGTAAAACCGATGAAACAAGGACTGCTGTCCCGGATTTTCCATCTCTATTACGATGGTTTCAGGACGATGACGCTGGGCAAGACGCTCTGGGCTGTCATTCTCATCAAGCTTGCCATCATCTTCCTGGTGCTCAAGCTCTTTTTCTTTCCAGATTTTATCAATACGAATGCCAAGAACGGAGACAAGGCTGGCTTCGTTTCCAAGGAAATTCTGAACAGATAAGACTCTGAATCCCCGCAACCTTCACATCGAAAGAAATACAAAAACATTATATAATAACAATTCTAAAACCATTCAACTATGATGACAAATCTATTGTTAGACATTACATCAGCGACCATCGACTGGTCGAGGGCGCAATTCGCACTCACGGCCATCTACCATTGGCTGTTCGTGCCGCTCACCCTGGGACTGGCAGTAATCATGGGCATCTCCGAAACATGCTACTACCGCACCAACAAGCCGTTCTGGAAGCACGTAACCCGTTTCTGGCAAAAACTCTTTGGCGTCAACTTCGCCATGGGCGTTGCCACAGGCATCATCCTGGAATTTGAATTCGGCACCAACTGGAGCAACTACTCCTGGTTCGTGGGCGACGTATTCGGCGCTCCCCTAGCCATCGAAGGCATCCTGGCATTCTTCATGGAGAGCACCTTCGTGGCCGTGATGTTCTTCGGCTGGGATAAGGTGAGCCGGGGCTTCCACCTTGCCTCCACCTGGCTCACGGGACTTGGCGCCACCATTTCTGCCTGGTGGATTCTCGTAGCCAACGCCTGGATGCAGTATCCGGTGGGACAGGAATTTAATCCCGATACCATGCGCTTCGAGATGACTTCGTTTATGGATGTGGCACTCTCGCCATTCGCCATCAACAAGTTCACCCATACCGTTACTTCCTCCTGGATCATCGGCGCCACCTTCGTTGTAGCCGTAAGCTGCTGGTATCTCCTGAAGAAGAGAGAAACCCAACTGGCGAAGGCGAGCATCAAGATGGGTGCCGGAGTAGGACTCATCGCCACCCTGCTGGCTGCGATGACCGGCGACAACTCTGCCTACCAGGTGGCACAGGTGCAGCCGATGAAACTGGCTGCGATGGAAGCATTATATAATGGTGGAAACGGCGAAAGCCTCACGGCGATAGCAGCCGTTCATCCCTTCCGGCAGCCCGATTACGAAAACGAGCAGGAGCCAGCCATGCGCATCGCCATCCCCAACATGCTCTCGTTCTTAGCCACCCGCACAGCCGATGGCTACGTGCCTGGCGTAAACGATATTATCAAGGGTTACACTAAAGAGGATGGCACCCGGGAACCATCCGTGCAGGAAAAGATAGCCCGGGGCAAGAAGGCGATAGTTGCCCTGAAAACCTATCGCGAAACGAAGGCGAAAGACCAGCTCCCTATCCTCAGGGAGAATATGAAATACTTCGGATATGGTTACATCAAGGACGCCAAAGAACTGGTACCGAGCATCCCGATCTGCTTCTACGCCTTCCGCCTGATGGTGGGAGTAGGCTGCCTGCTCATTCTCTTCTTCGCCCTCAGCCTATTCCTGGTCTATAAGAAGGAAATCGCCCAATACCGATGGTTCCTCATTTCCGCCATCATCATGATTCCGCTGGCTTACATCGCCTCAGAATCGGGCTGGATAGTAGCAGAAATCGGTCGCCAGCCTTGGACCATCCAAGACCTGCTGCCAGTAAGTGCCGCCATCTCCGACATCGAGGCAGGCAGCGTGGCCACCACCTTCTTCATCTTCCTGGCACTCTTCACCACCATGCTTGCCGTAGAAATCAGCATCCTGGTGAAGCAGATTAAGAAAGGACCGGAATATGAATAAAAACTTAAGATGATAAACTTAAGATTATGAATTAACTTTATGACATTAGTATTATGACATACGAATTTTTGCAATCATACTGGTGGTTCCTCGTATCATTATTAGGAGCCCTACTGGTGTTTCTCATGTTTGTACAGGGAGCCAACACCTTGATATTCTGTTTGGGAAAAACGGAAGAAGAGCGTCGCCTCATCATCAACTCTACGGGACGAAAATGGGAGTTCACCTTCACCACGCTCGTCACCTTCGGCGGAGCCTTCTTCGCCTCGTTTCCATTGTTCTACAGCACCAGTTTCGGCGGAGCCTACTGGCTGTGGATGATTATCCTGTTCTCGTTTGTGATTCAAGCCGTGAGCTATGAATTCCAGAACAAGATAGGTAATTTTCTTGGACCGAAGACCTTTCAGATCTGCCTCATTATCAACGGCATCGTGGGTCCGCTGCTTCTTGGCGGAGCCGTAGCCACCTTCTTCAACGGCAGCAATTTCCTGATAGACAAGGGCAATATTACCAACAGTCTGCAACCCGTCATCAGCCGCTGGGCAAATGCCAGCCATGGTCTTGATGCCCTGCTCGACCCATGGAACGTAGTGCTGGGACTTGCCGTACTGATGCTAGTCCGTATTCTGGGCATGCTCTACATCAAGAACAACATCGAGCACCAGCAGATTCAGGAGCGCTGCACCCGCCAGTTGCCATGGAATGCCCTCCTCTTCCTATTGTTCTTCCTGCCATTCCTCATCAGATTGCTGGTAAAAGATGGATTCAGCACTTCTTCTTCCGGCATTACGATTGAGAGTATGAAGTATCTTCACAATCTCCTGGAGATGCCAATCTTGCTTGTAATATTATTAATAGGTGTAGTACTCGTTCTTTTCGGCATTTTCAAGTCATCGAGGAGCGTGCAGTATAGAAAGGGAATCTGGTTTACGGGCATCGGAACCGTGCTTACCATGCTGGTTCTGCTGCTGATAGCCGGCTGGAACAATACCGCCTACTATCCATCTAACATCGACCTTCAGAGTTCGCTCACTCTCGCCAACAGTTGCAGCAGCGAGTTCACGCTCCGCACCATGGCGATAGTTTCCCTCCTCATCCCGTTCGTGCTCGCCTACATCGTCTTTGCCTGGCGCGCTATCGACCGCAAGCGCATTACGCAGGAAGAAATAGAGCAGGGAGAAGCGTATTAAAAAAGGCAGTGAAAGCCTATTAAATATGCTCCACACGCCCTGATCAGGGCGTGTGGAGAAGACGTCCCATCAAACAAAAATCTGTAACCAATCTTTTGTCTTTCTAAATAAAAGCAGTATCTTTGCAGACATGAAACAGAAAATCATAGATAAAATCAACCGATTGGCAAGCCAGAAAGAGCCTTTTCTCTTTGTCATCAACTACCAGGCAGACGAGGCCTTCATCCGCAAGCTATCAGATATAAATCCCGAAGAATGCCTCTTCGATTTCGAAGGAAGAGGTAACTGGAGAGAAAACCATTCGAAAGAAATGGGGGATTCTAAAAGAATTTACGAGGAGATTTCAAGGGAGATTCCAAAGGAGATTTCGGAGAAAAAGGTTTTCAAAGAAACTCCTTTGGACTCTCCTATTTCTTGGCAGATAACCCCGCCCCTTTATAACGATTATGAGCGAAGCTTCAACATCGTGAAGAGCAACATTATGGCGGGCAACAGCTATCTTACGAATCTCACCAACCGGGTTCCCGTAAGCTGCAATCTTTCATTAGAAGAAATTTTCCATCGTGCAAAAGGGAAGTATAAACTGCTGCTCAGAAGAAAGAGAACTCAAGCAGAAGATAAAGCTCATCTGAAAGAAGAGAACATAGAAGAGAATCTCACCCCCTTCGTCTGCTTTTCGCCCGAAACCTTCGTCAGAATCAAGGGCGGAAGAATCTACTCCTATCCCATGAAGGGAACCCTGGATGCATCCCTCCCCAATGCCGAAAAGCTGCTGATGGAAGACCGGAAAGAGGCGGCAGAACACGCCACCATCGTAGATCTGATAAGAAACGACCTGAGCCGGGTGGCAGAAGATGTAAGGGTAGATAAATACCGTTACGTCGACGTGCTGCACACCAACAAGGGCGACATCCTGCAAACCAGTTCAGAAATCAGCGGTCGCCTGCCCGAAGATTACCCGCACCATCTGGGCGAAATCCTCGATGCCCAGCTCCCAGCCGGTTCCATCACGGGTGCCCCGAAAGATAAAACCATGCAGATTATCCAAGAGGCAGAAGGCTACGACCGCGGCTTCTACACGGGCATCATGGGAATCTACGACCAGGGCGAACTCAACTCTGCCGTCATGATAAGATTCATAGAAGAAGAAACTTCGCCGGTTGATTTTGAAGCCGACGGAGAAAAGAATTTCAAGGCAAACGAAGGAAAGAAGCCGAAGAAAAGCCGAAAATTGTATTTCAAGGCAGGCGGCGGCATCACTTCGAAGAGCGATTGCCGGAGGGAATACGAGGAAGTGATTCAGAAAATCTATCTTCCGTTTTAAATCCACCTTTCATCTTAGAAAAAATAAAAGAGATTATGAAACAGCAATTTATAGAAACAATAAAGATCAAAAACGGCAAGGCTCTAGCCCTACCCTATCATCAGGCAAGAATGGAGAGAACCATCCGCAGGTTCTTTCCAACCCTCGCATCTGAAGAAATAAAACTCTCATCCCTCATTTCCCCAAAAGAGGAAATGAACCTTTACAAGGCACGAGTGGTTTATGGCACCCAGGGCGTGGAAGCCATCGAGTACGCCCCCTACAAGATGAAGGAGATTCATTCCCTCAAGGTGGTAGAGGATAATAATATCGACTACACCTATAAGAGCACAGACCGAAGTGCGCTCAACGCCCTGGTAGCCCAGAAGGACGATTGCGATGAAATCATCATTGTAAAGAACGGGCTCATTACCGATACCTCCTTCACCAATCTCGCCCTTTTTGATGGCAACAGATGGCTCACCCCCAAGCATCCCCTGCTCCAGGGAACCAAACGTGCCCAGCTCCTGGAAGCCGGCATCATCCTGGAAGCCGACCTCACACTAGAAAACCTCAGAAAGGCGGAAAAAGTGAGTCTCTTCAACGCCATGATAGATTTCGGAGAGCGGGAAGTAACCAAGATTTTCCTACCGGATCAAAACTGATTAAACCCACAATTATAAAGAAAGAAATTCTACAGCTCTATCACCTCCAAATCATCCGGAACGAAGATTCTACCCTTGAAGTTCTCGGCAGCTTCACGAGTATAATTTTCTTTACGATTAGCGAGTGTTTTCTCCTCCGTATGATACAGGATAAGATTCTTCACGCCCAGTTCCTCCGCCAGTTTTCCGGCATCAAGCGCCGTACTGTGGCATTTCTCATAAGGCTTGAACGTATCGCGGTCGGCATAGAGACAAAACGCCTCACACATCATCCAGTCAGCCCCCACTATGTAGCGTCGGTTCTGCTCGTTATAAGGTTCATCACCCAGGCACGCCAAGACCAAAGGCTTATCCGATTCATCAGAAGAAGGCAACTCTGCTCGGAATCCGAACTGTTTTTCCTTAGTAGACTGAATATCAAAGCATTCCAACTTCATATCCCCCACTTCGAAGCAATCGCCATCTTCCAACTGATGGAACACCACCCTTTCAGCCACCTTAGCCAGTTGCTTCTTGGCAAGAATCATGTCGATGATGGTCTTGATCACCTTTATCACCTTATCGTTTCCATACACATGCAGCAATCCCTCATATCCCTTACATTGTGCCACCATTCGGATTACCCAGATTCCCCCCAGCACATGGTCGGTATGCGCATGGGTAACGAAGAGGTGATGAATGTCAGAAATCTGAACATTTATCTTCTTCAGCTGCGCCAGTATTCCGTTTCCTCCGCCCGCATCCACCAGCATCAGGGTGCTGGGAGTTTGGAGCACAAAACAGGTATTATAAATCTGGGAAACCGTAGCATTTCCCGTTCCGAGCATCGTAATTTGAGTCGTTGTCTTATCCATTGTCTTATTCGTTATATATTTGATTCACGCCCACAAAACTACTCATTTTCTGATAAACCACCAAGAAAAAGCCCCGAAAACTTTGCTTATTCCAAATAATAATCTTAACTTTGCGGCATAAAAACAAAAAGCAGGTTTCGATTATGGCAAAAATAGAAAGACAAAAGCGAATCTATCGCAAGCGCATCCCTTACGGAATGCAGAACTTTGAGGATGTAATGGAAAGAGATTGTTACTATGTTGACAAGACCCCATTCATAGAGAAAATAGAAGAATCTAACATGTATTTCTTCTTCATTCGCCCTCGCCGTTTCGGCAAGAGCCTTACCCTCTCCATGCTCGAAAACTATTACGACATCAATAAGAAGGATAAGTTTGAAAGCCTCTTCGGCAAGCTTTACATCGGAGAGAATCCTACCCCTGAACGCAACAGCTATCTCATCCTTCACCTGAATTTTGCCATGATCTCAGCAGGATTGGATAATTATAAAAAAGGACTTGATGCCCATTGCAACAACAAGTTCAATTCCTTCTGCAGCAGATACGCCCACCTTTTGCCACCGGACATAAAGGAAGAGATGAACCAAAAGGAAGATGCCGTTGCCCAATTGGGATTTCTATGCGACAAATGTGCTGAAGCAGGCTTGAAGATTTATCTCTTCATCGACGAATACGACCACTTTACCAATCAGATTCTTGCCCACAAGGAGCATGAAAAACGATACCGCGAGCAGACTCACGGTGAGGGATATCTACGACATTTCTTCGACACAATCAAGGGAGCCGCAGGAGATTCACTGGGCAGAGTTTTCGTTACAGGAGTAAGTCCCGTAACAATGGACGATCTGATCAGCGGTTTCAACATCGGTACCAACTATTCCCTGTCTCCGGAGTTCAACGAAATGGTGGGATTCACCGAGGAGGAAGTGCGCCAGATGCTGGCTTATTACGCCAGCGTGCTGCCATTCCGCCATAGCGTGGATGAGCTGATAGAAGTGATGAAGCCATGGTACGACAATTATTGCTTCTCAGAAGAAAAGTACGGCAACACAACCATGTACAACTCCGTGATGGTGCTCTACTTTGTAGATAATTACATCCGCAACGATTATGATATTCCGAAGAAACTGGTGGAAACCAACATCCGCATCGACTACGACAAGATTCGCATGCTCATCCGCCATGACAAGGAGTTTGCCCACGATGCCAGCATCATACAGGATATCGTGACCAGGGGATTCACCACGGGAACCCTGATGGAGAATTTCCCTGCCGAGCGCATCAACGACCCAGATAATTTCCTGAGTCTGCTCTTCTATTTCGGCATGGTAACGATAGACGGCACCTACCAGGGCAATACCCGCTTTGTGGTTCCCAACGAGGTGGTGCGCGACCAGATGTACACCTATCTGCTGGATACTTACAAAGAGGACGACCTCACCTTTGAGCAATACGACAAGACCCAGCTGGAGAGCAAGTTGGCTTACGAAGGCGCATTCAAGCCCTACTTTGCCTACATAGCCGATTGTCTGAAGCGCTTCTCCTCCCAGCGCGACAAGCAGAAGGGCGAAGCCTACGTTCATGGTTTCACTCTGGCGATGACGAGCCAATGCAAGTTCTACCGTCCTATTTCTGAACTTGACAACGATGGCGGTTATGCCGACATCTTCCTGCTGCCCCTCTGCGACATCTATAAGGACATAGAAGATTCCTACATCGTGGAATTGAAATATTGCAAGCCGGGCACCAGCGATGAGCAGCTGAACCATCTCTTCGAGGAAGCCTCAGCCCAGATAAGGCGCTACGCCAATAGCGACATCGTGCACAAATCCGTGAAAACCACGAAGCTTCATCAGCTCGTTGTGATTTACCGGGGAGCAGAGATGGCGATGTGCGAGGAGGTGGAATAAATAAAACGGAATAAAAGAAAGTGGAATAAAAGACATACAGAAAGAAAGGGCAAAAGCATCATATCATATATTGACAAGGTAATGCTCTTGCCCTTTTATCTTTAGCAGATAATGTATTTCAAAACGCCGATGGTAGCAATCTTGGCTTCATTATCTTCCGGGATTTCTATGATCTGAAGCCATCTTTATTGAGTGGCTGCAGTTCTATTTTTGAATGAACTTCCACCCCTTCTTCGTTCACAGTTTTCTCGCTATAAAACTTTTTGATGGTATATTTTCCGCCATATTCCTCGTAATATTCATTCACCTGCGAGAGTACGATTTCTCCCTCCCTTGAACCTCCATGATAACGTTCAAACTCGCATAAGTCTCCATCCTTAATTTTCGGCAGCATCGAGTTGCCCTTGGCATGAACCACGAACATTTCCCTATTTGGAGTGAATGGTAATGAGGATACATCCACCCATCCTTCCGTCTCCGGCTCCTCATATTTATCGAAGTAGCCACAGGCAGCTTGGATGGAATATAGAGGGAGGAAACGGGTGAAGCGGTCGGAAGGAGAGATGCTATGAAGAATTGCTGTATTCAAGCTGTCCCCATCCATAAGCACATCAAACATATCCTGCATCAATTTCCAACCATCTGTACTACCAGGCTGATAGGCATATTCCTCATTATCATTATAATACCATGTACCATTAGCAGCTATTACAATACCGCCAACGTAATTTATTCTGCCTTCAGCCAAGTTGTTCAACATAGAAAGACGCTTCTGCAAAGCCTCAGCCTTGTTTTTCGTGTCTTTAGATGCAGCCGTCTGACCTCCTTTGGTGTCAAAGATGCCGATAGTAGCATCCTTCTTTTTGAAAATCCAGTCGGGATAGAAAAGTGCTTCTTCGTTGCGTTCTTCGCTGAAATAACGAATGGCAAGCCAATCCTTACCGCTATCTCCATTCTTAAACCACCATTCTATACCATCCTGACCCTCAAGATACTTGTAAAAGCTCTCTTCGGTTTTTCTGCCAGTATAGTCTTGCCCCAAGAAGAAAGGATGCAACAGGCATTTCTGCTCCGTCAACTCATCATGTTCTTCTGTATAAGAATACATCTTCTTCAATACAAAAGGAACACTCTGCCGCTTTCGGTTTTCCTCTCTGCGCTTACGTAATTGTTCTTCGAGCAAAGGATGGTATGCCTTAAGCGTTTCTGTGATAAGACGTCTGAATATACTTGAAGCAGAACCGTTTAATGCATCATGCAAGAAAATACAATACCATTTATCTTCGTCTTCATTCTTCAGAGCATAATACTTGAACCACAAGCGTATGGCACTTTTCAAAGTTGGTACAGAACGCACGATGTTTCCTACCTTGCAATCATTATCTGATTGCGAACGCAGGATTTCCACCAAAGTGAAAGTAAAGAGTTTCTGCACATCACTCCTACTCCACTCGCGCTCTACCCCTTTAGCTTCCTTAAGGTTGATTCCAATATTTTCGTAATCATAGAATTGAGCATCTGAAACAATCTCATGCGCCAAATTTCCCTTCAAGTTGAGTCCTTTAGTTTCTAGTTTCCTTTTTACAACATCATCAAACACATCCTCATCAGTAATGCCGAAATAGCGATTGAATGTATCAAACAGACATTGTTGGAATTCACCCGATTTACCCAAATCTCCATAATCTACACGCGACAGCATATCTGTCATCAGATTCGGGTCGATGATGTAGTCTTCCCCCTTTTTGTTGTAAGAGATAAGCGTTTTTGGCTTGTTGCCCATTCCGCCATAATCAGCCTCTGTTACAGCTTTGCGTGAGAAGTTGGTATAAAGATAACCATTACGGAAAACCTTAGACACTTCTTCGTGCATGATTGGAACACGGAGAATTCTACCGATGGTCTGAGTACTGAAAATTTCAGATTTTATATCACGAAACATAACTAAAATCTGAGCACGGGGACAATCTAATCACGGCAAAACGAAAAGAGCTATCTTGCAAAAACGAAATGTGATTTTTGACTCCAAAAACGAAATGTGAATTAAAAAAGCATTTAAACGACATTTGAAGGGTGTTTAAATGTATTTTATCTTCGGGATTTGGGATGCAGCGGCATTCCTCTCAAAGATGCCTGTAATCTCGTGCTCGAAGGTGAAGCCAATAAAGGGATAACCTATTCTAATGTTGATATAAGAAAAACGGTGGCTGTTATAGGATGGGCTACTTCAAAGGCTGAATACATGAATAGCCTCAGTCACGAAATGCTGCATGTGGTTCAGCATATTTCTGAACAGTTTTTGATAAATATGTATGGAGAGGAGGCTTGCTATCTGCTTGGTGGATTGGCGCAGGCTACATTTTTTAACACCAAAAAAGGAGCAAGTCTTGAATAATTATTGTATCTTTGCACCAATTAAACATTCAAACTTATGAAGAAGAAAATTATAGCTTATATTATAGGCATACTTGGGTGCATCATTATTGATGCGGGACTTGTTGCAATGGTAGTTGCTTTTGGAGCATCAAGACCATTTTATGATTATATCTTTTT
This window encodes:
- the cydB gene encoding cytochrome d ubiquinol oxidase subunit II, which codes for MTYEFLQSYWWFLVSLLGALLVFLMFVQGANTLIFCLGKTEEERRLIINSTGRKWEFTFTTLVTFGGAFFASFPLFYSTSFGGAYWLWMIILFSFVIQAVSYEFQNKIGNFLGPKTFQICLIINGIVGPLLLGGAVATFFNGSNFLIDKGNITNSLQPVISRWANASHGLDALLDPWNVVLGLAVLMLVRILGMLYIKNNIEHQQIQERCTRQLPWNALLFLLFFLPFLIRLLVKDGFSTSSSGITIESMKYLHNLLEMPILLVILLIGVVLVLFGIFKSSRSVQYRKGIWFTGIGTVLTMLVLLLIAGWNNTAYYPSNIDLQSSLTLANSCSSEFTLRTMAIVSLLIPFVLAYIVFAWRAIDRKRITQEEIEQGEAY
- a CDS encoding MBL fold metallo-hydrolase gives rise to the protein MDKTTTQITMLGTGNATVSQIYNTCFVLQTPSTLMLVDAGGGNGILAQLKKINVQISDIHHLFVTHAHTDHVLGGIWVIRMVAQCKGYEGLLHVYGNDKVIKVIKTIIDMILAKKQLAKVAERVVFHQLEDGDCFEVGDMKLECFDIQSTKEKQFGFRAELPSSDESDKPLVLACLGDEPYNEQNRRYIVGADWMMCEAFCLYADRDTFKPYEKCHSTALDAGKLAEELGVKNLILYHTEEKTLANRKENYTREAAENFKGRIFVPDDLEVIEL
- a CDS encoding MmcQ/YjbR family DNA-binding protein is translated as MNIESVREYCLSLPLVAEAFPFDEQTLVFRILGKIFACVDLERPEWVTMKCNADYALELREVHPEIEGAWHWNKKYWNQVNLYGTLEDDFIQALIRHSYSEVVKKLKKKERMEHPEMLDVKE
- a CDS encoding S24 family peptidase; translated protein: MFRDIKSEIFSTQTIGRILRVPIMHEEVSKVFRNGYLYTNFSRKAVTEADYGGMGNKPKTLISYNKKGEDYIIDPNLMTDMLSRVDYGDLGKSGEFQQCLFDTFNRYFGITDEDVFDDVVKRKLETKGLNLKGNLAHEIVSDAQFYDYENIGINLKEAKGVEREWSRSDVQKLFTFTLVEILRSQSDNDCKVGNIVRSVPTLKSAIRLWFKYYALKNEDEDKWYCIFLHDALNGSASSIFRRLITETLKAYHPLLEEQLRKRREENRKRQSVPFVLKKMYSYTEEHDELTEQKCLLHPFFLGQDYTGRKTEESFYKYLEGQDGIEWWFKNGDSGKDWLAIRYFSEERNEEALFYPDWIFKKKDATIGIFDTKGGQTAASKDTKNKAEALQKRLSMLNNLAEGRINYVGGIVIAANGTWYYNDNEEYAYQPGSTDGWKLMQDMFDVLMDGDSLNTAILHSISPSDRFTRFLPLYSIQAACGYFDKYEEPETEGWVDVSSLPFTPNREMFVVHAKGNSMLPKIKDGDLCEFERYHGGSREGEIVLSQVNEYYEEYGGKYTIKKFYSEKTVNEEGVEVHSKIELQPLNKDGFRS
- a CDS encoding DUF4492 domain-containing protein, which gives rise to MQKKKDKNLMKTDVKPMKQGLLSRIFHLYYDGFRTMTLGKTLWAVILIKLAIIFLVLKLFFFPDFINTNAKNGDKAGFVSKEILNR
- a CDS encoding aminotransferase class IV family protein gives rise to the protein MKQQFIETIKIKNGKALALPYHQARMERTIRRFFPTLASEEIKLSSLISPKEEMNLYKARVVYGTQGVEAIEYAPYKMKEIHSLKVVEDNNIDYTYKSTDRSALNALVAQKDDCDEIIIVKNGLITDTSFTNLALFDGNRWLTPKHPLLQGTKRAQLLEAGIILEADLTLENLRKAEKVSLFNAMIDFGEREVTKIFLPDQN
- a CDS encoding aminodeoxychorismate synthase component I; protein product: MKQKIIDKINRLASQKEPFLFVINYQADEAFIRKLSDINPEECLFDFEGRGNWRENHSKEMGDSKRIYEEISREIPKEISEKKVFKETPLDSPISWQITPPLYNDYERSFNIVKSNIMAGNSYLTNLTNRVPVSCNLSLEEIFHRAKGKYKLLLRRKRTQAEDKAHLKEENIEENLTPFVCFSPETFVRIKGGRIYSYPMKGTLDASLPNAEKLLMEDRKEAAEHATIVDLIRNDLSRVAEDVRVDKYRYVDVLHTNKGDILQTSSEISGRLPEDYPHHLGEILDAQLPAGSITGAPKDKTMQIIQEAEGYDRGFYTGIMGIYDQGELNSAVMIRFIEEETSPVDFEADGEKNFKANEGKKPKKSRKLYFKAGGGITSKSDCRREYEEVIQKIYLPF
- a CDS encoding ATP-binding protein, whose product is MAKIERQKRIYRKRIPYGMQNFEDVMERDCYYVDKTPFIEKIEESNMYFFFIRPRRFGKSLTLSMLENYYDINKKDKFESLFGKLYIGENPTPERNSYLILHLNFAMISAGLDNYKKGLDAHCNNKFNSFCSRYAHLLPPDIKEEMNQKEDAVAQLGFLCDKCAEAGLKIYLFIDEYDHFTNQILAHKEHEKRYREQTHGEGYLRHFFDTIKGAAGDSLGRVFVTGVSPVTMDDLISGFNIGTNYSLSPEFNEMVGFTEEEVRQMLAYYASVLPFRHSVDELIEVMKPWYDNYCFSEEKYGNTTMYNSVMVLYFVDNYIRNDYDIPKKLVETNIRIDYDKIRMLIRHDKEFAHDASIIQDIVTRGFTTGTLMENFPAERINDPDNFLSLLFYFGMVTIDGTYQGNTRFVVPNEVVRDQMYTYLLDTYKEDDLTFEQYDKTQLESKLAYEGAFKPYFAYIADCLKRFSSQRDKQKGEAYVHGFTLAMTSQCKFYRPISELDNDGGYADIFLLPLCDIYKDIEDSYIVELKYCKPGTSDEQLNHLFEEASAQIRRYANSDIVHKSVKTTKLHQLVVIYRGAEMAMCEEVE
- a CDS encoding cytochrome ubiquinol oxidase subunit I, yielding MTNLLLDITSATIDWSRAQFALTAIYHWLFVPLTLGLAVIMGISETCYYRTNKPFWKHVTRFWQKLFGVNFAMGVATGIILEFEFGTNWSNYSWFVGDVFGAPLAIEGILAFFMESTFVAVMFFGWDKVSRGFHLASTWLTGLGATISAWWILVANAWMQYPVGQEFNPDTMRFEMTSFMDVALSPFAINKFTHTVTSSWIIGATFVVAVSCWYLLKKRETQLAKASIKMGAGVGLIATLLAAMTGDNSAYQVAQVQPMKLAAMEALYNGGNGESLTAIAAVHPFRQPDYENEQEPAMRIAIPNMLSFLATRTADGYVPGVNDIIKGYTKEDGTREPSVQEKIARGKKAIVALKTYRETKAKDQLPILRENMKYFGYGYIKDAKELVPSIPICFYAFRLMVGVGCLLILFFALSLFLVYKKEIAQYRWFLISAIIMIPLAYIASESGWIVAEIGRQPWTIQDLLPVSAAISDIEAGSVATTFFIFLALFTTMLAVEISILVKQIKKGPEYE